aatacaatacttttgatcacattgtttggtttgatagtttattcatgtctactatccaatgtgagtcttgtgcttatatgattaccttgaatgtgatttggaacacattcctaaatctcattcatactttggccaaagattcttaatcatatcatagagtattctccctcaaacagtttgaaggttagagatcccttgttgcgcattcacttgcctccatggctaagtggcttaaccccaacgatgccatggacaccctcctgatggagtgactttgacataatcaaagattaaggacctaaccacaagacaactgtgatgcctcaggtcaaaagactaatttgcattatcccaaccatgagttctcatgtgacatgaatatgagaactcttcgttgatcgtgttcagtgaactcattctctattgagcacctacgtacttgtcttgatgtcacacacaccaatgactcgagactagtcactctccctgagagaagacatagcacgtactgatcttaacggactgtcaatgcccaattgacaatcctatgatcaggaacgtttaggatgtgtcaacgaaagaatggtctcatgaatctaacttctttagatcgcattcttccaatcacatattccttggacttatcgtttaagcatataacatttatatgagacggctcaaacaataatctttgccctttacatttaaactacattagtttaactttctgaaatgtccgtaaagtatcatcatatgattggttttagggcacatttccaacagatATAGCATTTGCTGTCAACTCTGTGTGTCAATTCATGACAGCACCAACAGATGTTCATTTTCACTCTGTTAAGAGGATTTTGAGGTATCTTCAAGGGACTTCCGAGTGTGGCATTACATATACCTCTGATACTGCTCTGAAGTTGACTGCATACTCAGACTCGGATTGGGCTGCTGATTTGAATACAAGAAGGTCAGTAACTGGATATGTTGTCTATCTTGGTAATAACCCTATCTCCTGGCAGTCCAAGAAACAAACCTCAGTGTCTCGGAGTTCCACAGAAGCTGAGTACAAAGCCCTCGCACATACAGCTGCCGATGTGGCCTGGATCAGGTTGTTATTTCGAGATATAGGGGTTGAGTTACCTGAGCCACCAACCATTTACTGCGATAACATGTCCACTATTGCTTTAAGTGCCAATCCGGTGTTTCATTCTCGAATTAAGCATCTAGATACGGATTATCACTTCATTCGGGAAAGAGTTCACAATGGCGACTTGTTAGTTCAGTATCTGTCCACTGATGACCAAACTGCTGATGTGTTAACCAAAGGTCTTCACAGTCCTTCATTTACTCGGCATTGCTTCAATCTCAAGCTAGGTTACTctagttgagattgaggggggatgttgaCCTATACTGCTTTACAAAATATGGAATGCCATGTCATCAAAAGGTTGTTAGAATCTGTTAAATAGTTAGGATCTGTTGGGATAAGGTTAGCCTAGTCAACTAAGGTTGTAGAAGTGGGGTTGCTCTTGTATAAAAGGAGAGAATGTGAGAATATGGGAGTTAGTCAAATGTAATCAAAAATATATTCAGTTTTCCTTAAGACCTTACTGTatttttgttcttcttccttcctttcgTTTGTCTCTGTTGTTCTTGGTGGTTGTAATACAATCAATACTGTTAATACAAGTCACCATAATACTATTCACGGCCATAAATACAATTAAGGCATCAATAATGATACGCATACATGTGCATCCCATAGGACGAAGCATAATTGCATAATTTCTATCAATGCGCTAAAACTTATAAACGTTAAGCTAATTTAGGCGTATCATAGCAAATCCATTTTGAAATAtgtaaatggaaactaacaaatatatatacacacacacacgcactacataaaagaaaagactcaCTCACATATATTTGCGAGGTTGCGGCCGTTCGAATTAGGAAAGCTGGAGTCTCTAATGGTAATCGCCcataagcataatattgggacccattagtaaaactcaacttaAATGATCAAATTTGGGAAAACAAAGCGTGGATTTGGAATCAGAGCATCAAAATATGCTAAGAGGGCTCTTTggcaaattttgaaaaaagttgacgaaaagtcaacggtcaaccctaaaaagtcaactGAGACACCGGGACATTCACTACattaaaacttcaaattttcactaaatggatgtcaaaaacagactcaggacgtcgaaattagtatattagggttttcaaaaagatTTTGAAAAAGTCAACACAAGGAATATTCCAGGAAATATTTCACGAATATTCCAGAGAATATTCCCAAAAAATTCTGAGCCCATTACCCAACTGGGTGTAGTTGGAGCAATGGCCCAATTGTTTGGGCCTGGTTTGGGCTTaggcctttttttgttttttactgaGTTGGGTTGACTTGGTGAACTAGCGAGTTGCACACGCCGGATCCAGTGAAGAAAAACATTGGAATTTTGCCCGGGAAACTTCCCCTACTTCGTTTGGCTTCGATTCTCAAACAAATCTCACCATTTAAGTGCCAAAATAAAGCTAGGAGGATAGAGATTCGAGTTATACCACTTTGATTCACAACCATGCTCGAAAAATGGTTGGAAAACGCCTGCAGCTACTCGCGAGTTTGCCGAAAATCTAGGAAATAACTTCCCCAAGTTGATTTATGTACCTATCACCACCAAACCAACCATATAGACCCAAATATCAACTAGGACTTCAAAATGAAGGGATTGTGAGTACCCCTAGTTTACCCTAGTCGGAAAAACTCATAAATTCGTCGGACCAAAAATAAACCCTCCAAAGTTGGGCTCAGGTTTCCATTGCGTGGGTTCGAGATCGAAGgttcgttcttgtttttcttgtttaatgGCGAAGGAAATGACGAGACATGGTGGCGGTTAGCACCATGGTTCGTCGAAGGATAGCAACTCGGTGGTGCTGCTCTCGAAGTTTCAGGAGGAGAAGGGCAAGAGATGAAAGGGAAAAAAGATGGGGGAGAGTTTGAGAGAGAATAAGATAGGGTGGGTGGTAGAAAATGAGTGGAGGGAGagttgagaaaaaaaataataataaatgagAGCTGAGATTGGGAGACAcaagagagagggggagagtgGGGTGTGGGGCCCACATGGCTcacaaaacaatacaaaatatCTTCCAAAATGAAATTACCAACTTGCCCTCGTATTTCGTAAGATTTTAACCGTAACTCCAATTTCGATTTTGTTTGCGCCTACGCGTTCATACCGTTGAGTACTTCAAGAATATAATAAAATAGTAGCTCGTACATGTCACGAAATaacggtcaacgaaagtcaacgaTCTTGCCTCTAAGgatattttcgtcaattcacttctttaaaattaataaaatcgtacaATTAGGGACGGTTGTTACATTTTCTATGTCAAATgtatccatatttttatataaacgtaccaattttttatatgtaaaatgtacccaaattttattatataaatgtacTCATATTATCTATATCTATCTATATTTATCTATTCTATATTATTAAGAGAACACACCTTGTCAACCTTTTTGCCCACTTTTTCCAATTTTGCCCCTTACTTTTGCATACACAATGTTGAGataaggagggcaaaatagtaattttgtaacTTTTGACAAAAAGACAATCATATCcccttttttcttattttgccctcacttttgatacgcaatatttacataaggaggagcaaatagtaattttgtttcaaaatatttacataagataaaaataCGCACTTACTGAGAGAAATTGTcccaccatcattttttcatacaGATAAGTGAAATCATGATGTTTTTTTGGATAGTTTGAATGAACTGAAGCGGTTACACTTGAGGAGAACATAGGAGGAGGTGGGCGgttgttcacacacacaaagtgtgtgctctctgctagtaaaaataaaaagaattctaCAATGCACGCATAAgcaatttttttggttgaaacccATAAGCAAATCTCAATAATTAAATTGGTGGTGTAAATAAAAGCAAAATTACGGTTTAAGTCTTTATTGATATTATTACATCTCTTATATCATTATGCCATTTATGTGGAGAGACACTTCAATCTAAAACCTAAAATGCATAAGGTTTGAGTATATAACATTTAGGGGTCAAGGACTGCAACTAAATTATCCCTACTATAAATCTACGGTTTGATTTCCTTCACTAtagcaaaataataaatatattcttaacttttcctctctttttttagggtaaattacatttttatacatcaggtttggggtctatttcaattccttacaacatcttcaaaacatttcattttcataccttaagtactattttatttcaaaataatacctccgttacattttccatccattgatccgttaagcactgacatggctgccaaatgtttgccacgtggcaaaaaaaattttttaattttttttaaaaaaaaaacctgaattttctcaacaaaaacaaaaaaaataaataaaattgaaaccATCCCATCTCCCTGCAACCACCCGCCACATCCCTAAACCtggaacaagaacaagaagaagcaaGAGGatgagaagggaaaaaaaaatgcccaaacCGAGTTCATCCATCCACACCCAAAAACCCGCAAcctagaaaaagaagaagaaaagtgcAACTGCAGCTCCCATTCTCCCACCCCAACCACCAACCAGTCCCTGTCATTTGAGTTAAAACCCAGGTCCTCTTTCGTCCACCCAAGAAACCCCCACCCTTCATCTCTGTTCAAACGCCACCCAAAACCACCAAAGACAAAGAAGGCGGAGTGAGATAGAGAGAGGAGAATGAGaaatggatttcaatttcaactcCAACAGAGCGGAGGCGGCTGGTTCGCGGTTGCGCAGGGGGGAAGGCAGGTGGGTCGCTGCGGGGGGAGGGGGGAAAGGCAGGTAGGTCGCGCGCCGGaggtttcttcttattcttcgaCTAGGTTTGGgctgctttttattttttatttttttcccttccttgttgttgttgttgtttttgttgcagGTTTAGGGATGTGGGGGGTGGTTGTGGGGAGATGGGATGGATAGgtttcaaggtttttttttttttttttttttttttttccttcattccttcttcttcttcttcttcttgttgcagGTTTAGAGGTGTGGGGGGTTGTTGCGGGGAGATGGGAtgggtttcttttttctttttctttttgtgttgagaaaattcaggtttaaaaaaaaaattaaaatttttttttccacgtGGCTGACATTTGGCAGTCATGTCAACACTTAACAGATCAATAGATagaaaatgtaacagatgtattattttgaaataaaatagtacttaaggtatgaaagtgaaatgttttgaagatgttgtaaggaattgaaataaacCCCAAACCtgatatatgaaaatgtaatttaccttttttttttaattgtaggATGGGCAAAACCTATGAAGCTGATCGTTGATCGTGCACTGTAACAAACAAAGGTTAGGGTTAGGTAAAAACTAGATCAAGTGGATTACTAATAAAGGTTATGGAAGTTAATTCTAAATGGTTAGGAATTAGTTTAGAGTTTGTTTAAGGATCGGCTTATGCATTCTCCTTCCcatgttttgtatttttttttttttttttcctatcattAAATTGAATAATCAAAAGATAATCAACATACGTAATTAAAATGTGGAAAAGGTAAGGAGGAAGGTGTGATAATTATTTCCctaatttaaagaaaatttcgGGTCATTGACACTATCCTTCttaatttgtaaatcaaatatCTTAAGTTCGACTCACCTTATGACGAGCttgataattaattatgaaTGATATGACTTAACCAAAAACTCGAGTTAAGATAAGCCAAAGCTTTACTACGTAGTGGTAGAGGGAGGTAATTGAGGCATGGGTGCCCCATCTGActaattattttgataaaagaatttcttgtattattattttttcttttgaataagCGATATTTTTTACGTTAAGTGAGAGTGAGGGCTTAGCtttacaatgggctagcaataattcgcctttggcaagaatcgaatttaatacctcttacttacaagtaaagaggaatatcaccatACCGTAGTATTAGGTGACAATTTTTGTATATTAGTCATATTAAAATGAGTGTaaaattcttctttttgtttttaaaggaacttcttttttatttgtttctcaCCCACTCATATTTAAACATTGTtgagttgtgtgtgtgtgtgtgtgtgtgtgtgtgtgtattattttTACAATTGAGCAATCGTTGATTGTTGATTGTTATTAAgtcaacaatatatatatatatatatatatatatatatatatatattatttctaATACCTTTTACTTAAAATTAATGAAGAATATCACCAAACCATAGTATTGGGtgacaattttttatattagtCATATTAAAATGAGTGTAAAattcatctttttatttttaagtgaacttttatttttatttgtttctcaCCCATTCATATTTAAACCTTGTtgagttgtgtgtgtgtgtgtgtgtattattttTACAATTGAGCAATCGTTGATTGTTGACTGTTATTAAgtcaacaatatatatatatatatatatattatttttacaaTTGAGCAATCGTTGATTGTTGATTGTTATTAAGTcaacaattaataaaagaaaatggaaaatgagagaatagaGTAACataattgggtttttgtttttttttttttttttttttgagaacaCAATTAGGTATTTTGTAACAATTTTTTTCCTGATTCGTAAAATTAGCTTTATTTGTCACAAAAAGGAGCTTAAATTTTTTAAGCTGCCCCCTAAATTAAAGTTCTGGCTTGCTTCACTCATGCTATTACAAGGATATTTTATATGTGTTAAGAATGAATTTCACATTAATGGGAGGAGAGACATAAGTAAGTTGGGTTATTCCTTATATagttaattggttttatggtggaacctcaactttcttcatggtatcaagtAGTAGATTGACACACGTATGAAGCTCAACGGCCATACTATTCCACGTCACCCAATTCATGTTGTCCACTTGTTTGCCTTAAAAAATTCACCACATAGGAGAGAGAGTGTGAGAAAGCAAAGGTAAAAGAGTCTCACATTAGTTAAAGGACAATCCTTGTAAGAGTTTACAAGATATTGAGCTACTATCTATattatcaattagttttatagtggaatcTCAACTTCCTTCACATACAACTCAAAACCATAAATTGATACGATTTCAAATTTCATATTGTGATGTAAAACAATCGAAACTATTTAAGGTATTTTAAAAATCACTCCAACCTATAGAGTACGAAATGTAATTGGCCTACAAACTATTATCACAAAAACTATGACCCTTGGAAGTAAAATTCCCAAATGTGATGTCAAACTTAGGAAGAAAGTCCATGGGTCACAACCGCCTACAGTTTACATTACCATGACATCCGTTGTAATGGTTGTTGAATAATAATGAAACAAGATATTATATtcatacattttaaaatttttattatttttttaatatttttttatcaaatattaGTGATgtgtaaaatataaaaaaatattaaaaaataaaaatatttgagaaaaataatttaaaatgtgtaaataTAATTTCTCTAACGAAGTCACTATCATTTCTTTACCATCATTCGGTAAACCAAATAAAATAGCAAATAAAAATGAGTGCAGCTGTACGAAACTTCATTTAAAGGTTTTGTATAATTAGATAGATAATGGAGCCGCAACTTTTGGAGAGCTACTGAAATTCATAAAGAAACAAGAATTGCGAATCGCATTTCTGTCTTGTTTCTGCAATGGGTTTACCTTTTCCCTATTTCTTATTTCTTTATGgcttattattttaatataattggTAGGTTTCATTTGTTGCTTGTTTTGTATGATTAGAGCATGGGCCATCGGTGATTGCTTTTCTATGGGGGAAAGATTTCACAATTGTGTCTGGACTTTGGAACAATGGTGgatttaagaaaaattattcgGAGGATCACATGTAaaagtttataaataattttaagaTATACGATAATCTCAAAAATTAAATCATAGGTCCGTCATTCATAATTTATAGAATAAATAACAATCCAAGTTATAATTGTCTACGATGTGTTTTCATATTGTCAACACGCTGCATTATAGCTTCATTATCAATGgataaaaaaaatcaccatGTAGGGATGGTAGCGGTTCGGTTTGGAGATGGAAATGTTATATCCATCTCCATAACtacgaaaattaaccatatccataatcgcaaattaaccatcagggATTatctataaccatatccaccggATAATGGATTTTCAATCGGTTATCAATTATATCTatcttcgtaaaaaaaaaaaaaaaaaattatattcatccaATTGATGCACTATAAATTTTAGTACATACTAATTCCGTCATTAAATAAcaacatccaattacaaaaaaacataacaatatatttgaagttgttcataATAAGCCGATATGATAAATTAGtccaataaaaaggaaaaagagaacaaaaacaaatacgaaAGGAAGACAAAACAAATTGTCTAATAATTCTAAAACTTGTGACGACAAAAGAATGAGATATTTGCACTTCGCTTCTAGTTCCACCAAGCCAGCATCATATTCCATGGTGCCCCTCCTTCACACCCATCAATGGAGCATGATTCCTACATTATTAAGCAAAtgacaaaataattaatatgaaTCGTTGCACACATATAATCTACAAAGAAGATAGTTATATACATATGATATAATTGCCAATACTGACCTCATTCATATCCATGTCTTCAAAATAAGTGCAGCTACCGACGTGTGCATTAGAACAAGAAGCTAGTTGTGAAACATAAATACTTAAATTAGTTCTAAAATTGAAtgcatactaattaattaagtttgaaAAATAAGTTTGAAATTAAGATTAAAGAACATGCACAAATATaagatgaaaataaattaatactttGGGGTACCTTGAATTTCTTTCCACGACCAATTTTGGAAGCACATTAAGGCTTCCAATGTCTTTGGATGAAGTCTACTACGGTGTGGACTTACAAATCTACCACTAGTACTAAAAGCTGATTCGGAAGCAACTGTAGATACAGGAATAGCTAATATATCCCTTGCCAAAGCACTTAAGATAGGATATTTAGTCCCATTTGATTTCCACCAAcctaaaatatcaaaatcagaTGTTCTAGGCAAAACAGCCTCATCCAAATAGTGATCTAATTCTGACTTTACATTATCAGTACTAGAAACAAACAAGTCAAAGTTATCCATTAAAGGATTCATCTCTTCAAAGTCAGATTGATTCAATTGAGATGAAGTGAATGATGGTTGATGACCCATGTTAGAGATATGATTGGATCCACACTCTTTTACCAAATCATAACAATATTTGTGAATCTTATCGACTTCATTCGAAGCATATTGCCCATACATAAGAGGAAAGAAATACTCAATCAGCCTCATCTTGAATCTTGGATCTAATATAGTAGCTACAACCATTATTCCATGAATCACACTCCACTATTTATCAAATTTTTCAATCATACTTCTtgccatattttttatttcatcaaGTCTAGAGGTAAGCCATTGGGTTAGCGACAACCTGATCTCACAAATCTTTGGAAAATAAAGATTGTTGTAGGGTACTTAGTTCCAGAAAACAACTGAGAGACATTATAAAACAACTTTAACTTCTCACAAATCTCTCTTGCCATCTCCCAATGTCTATCATCAGGCAAACACTTATATTGCGACTCTTGTTGTTTCAAACAAGGGAAAACATCCTTGTAAATCGAAGCGGATTGAATCATTAAAAAAGTGGAATTCCACTGAGTTTTAAATCAA
This genomic stretch from Pyrus communis chromosome 2, drPyrComm1.1, whole genome shotgun sequence harbors:
- the LOC137724724 gene encoding zinc finger BED domain-containing protein DAYSLEEPER-like; amino-acid sequence: MVVATILDPRFKMRLIEYFFPLMYGQYASNEVDKIHKYCYDLVKECGSNHISNMGHQPSFTSSQLNQSDFEEMNPLMDNFDLFVSSTDNVKSELDHYLDEAVLPRTSDFDILGWWKSNGTKYPILSALARDILAIPVSTVASESAFSTSGRFVSPHRSRLHPKTLEALMCFQNWSWKEIQASCSNAHVGSCTYFEDMDMNEESCSIDGCEGGAPWNMMLAWWN